A genomic stretch from Brassica rapa cultivar Chiifu-401-42 unplaced genomic scaffold, CAAS_Brap_v3.01 Scaffold1102, whole genome shotgun sequence includes:
- the LOC117131647 gene encoding submandibular gland secretory Glx-rich protein CA-like: MEEPGRREPSKQAGETTPLDHERGNGSESEEQEQNQEDSGQHDHEETQEVENVVQSSGDEQGESTGTEESQAQSGGNEQGEPTGLGEETQDNIQAEEQRE, from the exons ATGGAG gaaccaggaaggaGAGAACCTTCTAAGCAAGCTGGAGAAacaacccctcttgatcatgagagggggaatggatctgaatcagagGAGCAGGAGCagaaccaagaggattcaggacAGCATGATCatgaggagacacaggaagtagagaatgttgttcagtctagtggagatgaGCAAGGAGAGTCTACTGGTACAGAGGAGAGTCaggctcagtcaggtggaaatgagcagggagaacctactggtttaggAGAGGAAACACAAGATAAtattcaggctgaagaacag AGGGAGTGa